In one window of Pirellulales bacterium DNA:
- a CDS encoding MotA/TolQ/ExbB proton channel family protein: MEAFTTFVTNHMAFAIVMFAMSLAAAALVAWRLMLNFNARTDMDRFLGSLQQELSQNGPAGALTLCQREKGMIPRLLARGLHAFPQGTAAMRRSMASAIELEFVPDLNYLLPSIMAIAKIATMVGLLGTVVSMIGTFQVLGEAAKSGKAGGSAQASTEIGLALFATALGLVTAIPLVFAHVLFKANVHKVEIQMKSNAQKLLALVQEYVRTKPATKATAPNPSAAVAHKQ, from the coding sequence ATGGAAGCCTTTACAACGTTTGTCACGAACCACATGGCGTTCGCCATAGTGATGTTCGCCATGTCCTTGGCCGCGGCAGCGCTGGTCGCTTGGCGGCTGATGCTGAATTTCAACGCCCGCACGGACATGGATCGATTCCTGGGAAGCTTGCAGCAAGAGTTGTCGCAAAATGGCCCTGCTGGTGCTTTGACTTTGTGTCAGCGCGAAAAGGGAATGATCCCGCGGCTGCTGGCGCGAGGGCTGCACGCCTTTCCGCAGGGTACGGCGGCGATGCGGCGATCGATGGCCAGCGCGATCGAGCTGGAATTCGTGCCGGATCTGAATTACCTGCTCCCTTCCATTATGGCCATTGCCAAAATTGCCACGATGGTTGGTCTGCTCGGCACCGTGGTGAGCATGATCGGCACCTTCCAAGTATTGGGCGAAGCTGCCAAATCCGGCAAGGCCGGCGGCTCGGCACAAGCAAGCACCGAGATCGGCTTGGCCCTCTTCGCCACGGCCCTCGGTCTGGTCACCGCGATTCCGCTAGTCTTCGCGCACGTGCTCTTCAAAGCCAACGTGCACAAAGTCGAAATCCAAATGAAGAGCAATGCCCAGAAATTGCTAGCGCTCGTCCAAGAGTATGTGCGTACCAAGCCCGCTACGAAAGCTACGGCTCCCAATCCCAGTGCCGCGGTCGCTCACAAACAATAA